Proteins found in one Actinokineospora alba genomic segment:
- a CDS encoding excisionase family DNA-binding protein, with amino-acid sequence MTTADRADVRALIAQLLEAITEPRQPETPAPQSMPERVLFTVEEAAAQLGIGKTLTWRLVGTGELDSVRIGRLRRVPKAAIAAYAARLIADQTGPTAA; translated from the coding sequence ATGACCACCGCAGACCGCGCCGACGTCCGCGCGCTCATAGCTCAGCTTCTCGAAGCCATCACCGAGCCGCGTCAGCCGGAAACCCCTGCGCCGCAATCCATGCCGGAACGGGTTTTGTTCACCGTCGAAGAGGCCGCCGCCCAACTCGGCATCGGAAAGACCCTCACGTGGCGATTGGTAGGCACCGGAGAACTCGACTCCGTACGCATCGGCCGCCTTAGGCGCGTGCCAAAGGCCGCGATCGCTGCATACGCCGCGCGACTCATCGCCGACCAAACCGGCCCCACCGCAGCCTGA
- a CDS encoding MarR family winged helix-turn-helix transcriptional regulator: MRSWRAYVIGSELLRQRLSRELQESEGIALPDYEVLVRLSECDGWQMRMSHLAGQVASSKSRLSHQISRMEKLGLVKRVECPDDARGVIAELTQKGMDTLRAAAPTHVEGVRAHLVDLMTPEEQKVVAALFERVIEHLDQG, encoded by the coding sequence ATGCGCTCCTGGCGCGCGTACGTCATCGGCAGCGAACTGCTGCGTCAGCGGCTCAGCCGCGAACTGCAGGAGAGCGAGGGCATCGCCCTGCCGGACTACGAGGTCCTGGTCCGCCTCTCCGAGTGCGACGGGTGGCAGATGCGGATGAGCCACCTGGCGGGCCAGGTCGCGTCGTCCAAGAGCAGGCTCTCCCACCAGATCTCCCGCATGGAAAAACTCGGCCTCGTCAAACGCGTCGAATGCCCCGACGACGCCCGGGGCGTCATCGCGGAGCTGACGCAGAAGGGCATGGACACCCTCCGGGCGGCCGCCCCCACCCACGTCGAAGGCGTCCGAGCGCACCTCGTGGACCTGATGACCCCCGAGGAACAAAAGGTCGTCGCCGCCCTGTTCGAGCGCGTGATCGAGCATCTTGACCAGGGGTGA
- a CDS encoding DUF3631 domain-containing protein, which translates to MSTAPRPDTIGAELLDATHAALTRYVILPTPEAADAVTLWIAATHAQPAWAHAPRLVIRGPEKRCGKSRLLDVVEATCHDPFITVNSSTAAVYRSITDDPPTMLVDEADTIFGPKADGNEDLRGLLNAGHQRNRPAKRYDAAANRVESIPTFAMAALAGIGAMPDTIEDRAVVVRMRRRAPGESVAPYRHRRDRPNLQDLRIALYGWLRGILASLESAEPVMPVEDRAADTWEPLVIVADHAGGTWPERARAAVLALTAEAADNTEQSDRMRLLVDCHAAFGRDAALPTALMLERLKGDPEAPWATHGPIGLTAAKLGALLREYDIRSSNVRFPNGTQAKGYQRAHFTDAWARYCPDLPATLERVPTIPTDQPEPTQPIREAGNRTLRPIAGGAA; encoded by the coding sequence ATGAGCACCGCACCCAGGCCCGACACCATCGGAGCCGAGCTGCTCGACGCCACCCACGCCGCGCTCACCCGGTACGTGATCCTCCCGACCCCGGAAGCCGCCGACGCGGTCACGCTCTGGATCGCCGCCACCCACGCCCAACCCGCCTGGGCACACGCGCCCCGGCTGGTCATCCGGGGACCGGAGAAGCGCTGCGGCAAGTCACGGCTGCTCGATGTCGTGGAGGCCACCTGCCACGACCCGTTCATCACGGTCAACAGCTCGACCGCCGCCGTCTACCGCTCGATCACCGACGACCCGCCCACGATGCTCGTCGACGAAGCCGACACGATCTTCGGGCCGAAGGCGGACGGCAACGAGGACCTACGCGGGCTTCTTAACGCCGGACACCAGCGCAACCGCCCGGCCAAGCGCTACGACGCCGCCGCGAACCGTGTGGAGTCCATCCCCACGTTCGCCATGGCTGCCCTGGCTGGGATCGGTGCGATGCCCGACACCATCGAAGACCGCGCCGTGGTCGTGCGAATGCGCCGCCGCGCGCCCGGTGAGTCAGTGGCGCCCTACCGGCACCGCCGCGACCGGCCCAACCTGCAAGACCTCCGCATCGCGCTTTACGGGTGGCTGCGCGGCATCCTGGCCAGTCTCGAATCGGCCGAACCCGTGATGCCCGTGGAAGACCGCGCCGCCGACACCTGGGAACCGTTGGTCATCGTCGCCGACCACGCCGGGGGCACCTGGCCGGAACGTGCCCGCGCCGCCGTCCTGGCGCTCACGGCCGAAGCCGCCGACAACACCGAGCAGTCCGACCGCATGCGGCTTCTCGTCGACTGCCACGCCGCGTTCGGACGTGACGCCGCTCTACCCACCGCCCTGATGCTCGAACGCCTCAAGGGCGACCCAGAAGCGCCTTGGGCCACCCACGGCCCTATCGGGCTCACCGCCGCGAAGCTCGGTGCGCTCTTGCGCGAGTACGACATCCGATCCAGCAACGTCCGCTTCCCGAACGGCACCCAGGCCAAGGGCTACCAGCGTGCCCACTTCACCGACGCATGGGCGCGCTACTGCCCCGACCTGCCCGCGACGCTCGAAAGGGTCCCGACCATCCCGACCGATCAGCCCGAGCCCACACAGCCGATCCGGGAGGCCGGAAACCGGACCCTGCGACCGATTGCAGGAGGTGCCGCATGA
- a CDS encoding DNA cytosine methyltransferase, translated as MSVVTVSTGGKRHRPRLLDLCCKAGGASAGYHAAGFDVVGVDIEPQPHYPFPFIQADALTVDLSGFDVIAASPPCQAFSQATPTHRRDAHPDLVAPIRQRLIDAVAAPGGPWAYVIENVPGAPLIDPVTVCGDTLRLGVRRHRLFESNVLLYGTPCHHDRTAAAVPVYGSYGQRSGRKPLDVEGETSPSTEQARAAMGIDWMPWPALTQAIPPAFTFWLGAQLMAQRPDRCDVSTAGTRVLDLGFYGEEAAVLTSPRGETETTRALTSPLSSGLPSPVTHRACHCGQPLRRPETGRWPRHCSHACRQAAYRARQHATDRRSA; from the coding sequence ATGAGCGTCGTGACGGTATCCACCGGTGGAAAGCGTCACCGCCCCCGGCTGCTGGACCTGTGCTGCAAGGCCGGTGGCGCGTCCGCCGGATACCACGCGGCTGGGTTCGACGTGGTGGGTGTCGATATCGAACCCCAGCCGCACTACCCGTTCCCGTTCATCCAGGCCGACGCGCTCACCGTCGACCTGTCCGGGTTCGACGTCATCGCCGCATCGCCGCCGTGCCAGGCGTTCAGCCAGGCCACCCCGACACATCGGCGTGACGCTCACCCCGACCTGGTGGCGCCGATTCGGCAACGGCTCATCGACGCGGTGGCCGCGCCGGGAGGGCCGTGGGCGTACGTGATCGAGAACGTGCCCGGTGCTCCGCTGATCGACCCGGTGACGGTGTGCGGCGACACGCTGCGCCTCGGTGTGCGCCGCCACCGGTTGTTCGAGTCGAACGTGTTGCTGTACGGCACCCCGTGCCACCACGACCGGACCGCCGCCGCCGTGCCCGTCTACGGCAGCTACGGCCAACGCAGCGGACGAAAGCCCCTCGACGTCGAGGGGGAAACGTCACCCAGCACTGAGCAGGCCCGCGCGGCGATGGGCATCGATTGGATGCCCTGGCCCGCGCTCACCCAGGCCATCCCGCCCGCGTTCACGTTCTGGCTCGGTGCGCAGCTCATGGCGCAGCGCCCCGATCGGTGTGACGTAAGCACTGCGGGCACCAGGGTGCTTGACCTGGGCTTTTACGGGGAGGAGGCCGCGGTGCTTACGTCACCACGCGGCGAGACGGAAACCACCAGGGCGCTTACGTCACCGCTGAGCTCAGGGCTTCCGTCACCGGTCACCCACCGCGCCTGCCACTGCGGACAACCGCTGAGACGGCCCGAAACCGGGCGCTGGCCACGCCATTGCTCCCACGCCTGCCGTCAAGCCGCCTACCGCGCCCGCCAGCACGCCACCGACCGGAGGTCAGCATGA
- a CDS encoding cysteine desulfurase-like protein: protein MAFDVARIRGLFPALGDGWVHLDSPAGMQVPEQVATAVSTALRAPVSGPGGVFPASQRAEAIVDAARRAVADLVGCDPAGVVLGPNTAVLLARLAEALGERWLIGDEVTLSRLDHQANTAPWLRVAQRAGATVRWAEIDIETCELPAWQYENLISHRTKVVAVTAASGAVGTRPDLNKIADLSKAAGAFVVVDASSAAPFVPIDINTIGADVVAVSAHAWGGPAVAALAFADPAVIDRLPASSLDPRAFGPARLELGENAHPLLAGLVASVDYLAELDDAATGTRRERLQTSLSSAKSYQAGLLSRLIGDLRGQRHVMVIGDAMRRIPTLAFTVADVKATEAVVHLADHGICAFADDAPSGVFAALGVGEVGGAVRVGLAHYTNSVEVDQLVEAVASLRP, encoded by the coding sequence ATGGCCTTCGACGTCGCGCGAATCCGCGGGCTGTTTCCCGCGCTCGGTGACGGCTGGGTGCATCTGGACTCGCCCGCCGGTATGCAGGTTCCCGAGCAGGTGGCGACCGCCGTCTCGACCGCCTTACGCGCGCCGGTGTCGGGCCCGGGCGGGGTGTTCCCGGCCTCGCAGCGCGCGGAGGCGATCGTCGACGCGGCGCGCCGCGCGGTGGCCGACCTCGTCGGCTGCGACCCGGCCGGAGTCGTCCTCGGACCGAACACCGCGGTCCTGCTCGCCCGCCTCGCCGAGGCCCTCGGCGAACGCTGGCTCATCGGTGACGAAGTCACCCTTTCCAGGCTCGACCACCAGGCCAACACGGCCCCTTGGCTGCGGGTCGCGCAGCGCGCGGGCGCGACCGTGCGCTGGGCCGAGATCGACATCGAGACCTGCGAACTGCCCGCCTGGCAGTACGAGAACCTCATCTCGCACCGCACGAAGGTCGTCGCCGTCACCGCGGCATCGGGCGCCGTCGGCACCCGGCCGGACCTGAACAAGATCGCCGACTTGTCCAAGGCCGCGGGCGCCTTCGTCGTGGTCGACGCGTCCTCGGCGGCGCCGTTCGTCCCCATCGACATCAACACCATCGGCGCCGACGTGGTGGCGGTGTCCGCGCACGCCTGGGGCGGCCCGGCGGTCGCCGCCCTGGCCTTCGCGGACCCGGCGGTCATCGACCGGCTCCCCGCCAGCTCCCTGGACCCACGCGCCTTCGGCCCCGCCCGCCTCGAACTGGGCGAGAACGCCCACCCCCTGCTAGCGGGCCTCGTCGCCTCGGTCGACTACCTCGCCGAACTCGACGACGCCGCCACCGGAACCCGGCGAGAACGCCTGCAGACGTCCCTGAGCTCGGCGAAGTCCTACCAGGCAGGCCTGCTCTCCAGGCTGATCGGAGACCTGCGCGGCCAACGCCACGTCATGGTCATCGGCGACGCCATGCGGCGGATCCCGACCCTGGCGTTCACCGTCGCCGACGTCAAAGCCACCGAGGCTGTCGTCCACCTGGCCGACCACGGCATCTGCGCCTTCGCCGACGACGCCCCCAGCGGCGTCTTCGCGGCGTTGGGGGTGGGCGAGGTTGGCGGCGCGGTCAGGGTCGGCCTGGCCCACTACACAAACTCGGTAGAGGTCGACCAACTAGTCGAAGCCGTAGCCTCCCTACGCCCCTGA
- the ypfJ gene encoding KPN_02809 family neutral zinc metallopeptidase — protein MEFNDDVALDTSQVQDMRGSGGGGVGSRVALGGGGLGIVGMILYFLLSQLGGVPQGSPISTRDVGEGQTVSNSDLSKECRTGKDANTNSDCALVAIINSIQGYWTDAFARSGSTYQAAPTNFFTGGVNTACGSATSDVGPFYCPGDQEIYIDLAFFKELQSRFGAQGGTFAEAYVIAHEYGHHVQTLLGTSDKVKRGTGPTSDAVRLELQADCYAGVWANHATSVPTSSGKPLIKSISQDDVNRALDVAARIGDDFIQENLGSGQVDESQFSHGSSKQRERWFTTGLNTGDPAQCDTFSARDLG, from the coding sequence GTGGAGTTCAATGACGACGTAGCCCTGGATACCTCCCAGGTGCAGGACATGCGCGGCTCCGGCGGCGGTGGCGTCGGGAGCCGGGTCGCCCTCGGCGGCGGTGGGCTCGGGATCGTGGGCATGATCTTGTATTTCCTGCTCTCCCAGCTCGGCGGTGTCCCGCAGGGCTCCCCCATCAGCACCCGTGACGTCGGCGAAGGCCAGACGGTGTCGAACTCCGACCTCTCCAAGGAGTGCCGGACCGGCAAGGACGCCAACACCAACTCCGACTGCGCGCTGGTCGCGATCATCAACTCGATCCAGGGCTACTGGACCGACGCGTTCGCCCGGTCCGGCAGCACGTACCAGGCCGCGCCGACGAACTTCTTCACCGGTGGGGTCAACACCGCCTGCGGCAGCGCGACCTCCGACGTCGGCCCGTTCTACTGCCCGGGCGACCAGGAGATCTACATCGACCTGGCGTTCTTCAAGGAACTCCAGTCCCGCTTCGGCGCGCAGGGCGGCACGTTCGCCGAGGCCTACGTCATCGCCCACGAGTACGGCCACCACGTGCAGACGCTGCTGGGCACCTCGGACAAGGTGAAGCGCGGGACCGGGCCGACGTCGGACGCGGTGCGCCTGGAGCTGCAGGCCGACTGCTACGCGGGTGTGTGGGCCAACCACGCCACCAGCGTGCCCACCTCGAGCGGCAAGCCGCTGATCAAGTCGATCTCCCAGGACGACGTCAACCGCGCGCTCGACGTGGCCGCGCGGATCGGTGACGACTTCATCCAGGAGAACCTGGGCAGCGGGCAGGTCGACGAGAGCCAGTTCTCCCACGGCTCGTCGAAGCAGCGTGAGCGCTGGTTCACCACCGGGCTCAACACCGGCGACCCCGCCCAGTGCGACACGTTCAGCGCGCGCGACCTGGGCTGA
- a CDS encoding tyrosine-type recombinase/integrase: MVRKKKNTRNPNGRSSIYFGADGYWHGRVTMGVKDDGSTDRRHVKRKEHDDVVQEVQKLERQRDGGVVKKSGAAPTVAEWLTHWVENISAPTVRYRTIQGYRIDVYNHLIPRIGKHRMDKIEPEHFEKVYAALIKAGNKPGMAHHVHRTARIAFGEARRRKVITEQPFDLVKPPRLDEEEVEPFEPEEIQALMAAAMNRRNGVRFILALALGTRKGETLGFKWSRLNKTTKLLRVSKQRQRHTYEHGCINPARCAEPHHKTEPCKETCKRHKNCPPPCRPDCVKHAMHCPQRVGGVMEVDVKSKAGRRGIRLPDALFDLLIAHKEVQDKEREIAADLWHDEDFMFAQPNGKAIDPRTDHNDWKALLAEADVRDARLHDARHTAATVLLLLGVPERAVMDLMGWSNATMAQRYQHVTAALRNDIAAQLNGFLWKPK, translated from the coding sequence ATGGTGCGCAAGAAGAAGAACACTCGCAATCCCAACGGTCGATCCTCGATCTACTTCGGTGCTGACGGCTACTGGCACGGCCGAGTCACGATGGGCGTAAAGGACGACGGTTCGACAGATCGTCGTCACGTCAAGCGCAAAGAGCATGACGACGTAGTCCAAGAGGTCCAGAAGCTGGAGCGGCAACGGGACGGAGGCGTGGTCAAGAAGTCGGGCGCTGCTCCCACTGTCGCCGAATGGTTGACGCACTGGGTGGAGAACATCTCCGCGCCGACCGTCCGCTACCGCACCATCCAGGGCTACCGAATCGACGTCTACAACCACCTCATCCCGCGAATCGGCAAGCACCGAATGGACAAGATCGAGCCGGAACACTTCGAGAAGGTCTACGCCGCACTGATCAAGGCAGGCAACAAGCCCGGAATGGCTCACCACGTCCACCGAACCGCGCGCATCGCGTTCGGCGAAGCACGTCGACGCAAGGTGATCACCGAACAACCTTTTGATCTTGTGAAACCGCCAAGGCTTGACGAAGAGGAAGTAGAGCCGTTCGAGCCGGAAGAGATCCAAGCGCTCATGGCAGCGGCCATGAACCGACGCAACGGTGTGCGGTTCATCCTCGCGCTTGCCCTTGGCACAAGGAAGGGCGAGACACTCGGATTCAAATGGTCTCGACTCAACAAGACCACCAAGCTATTGCGCGTCAGCAAACAGCGGCAGCGACACACGTACGAACACGGATGCATCAACCCGGCCCGATGCGCCGAGCCTCACCACAAGACCGAGCCCTGCAAGGAGACCTGCAAGCGCCACAAGAACTGCCCGCCGCCGTGTCGCCCGGACTGCGTCAAGCACGCCATGCACTGTCCGCAGCGCGTGGGCGGCGTAATGGAGGTGGACGTGAAATCGAAGGCCGGTCGCCGTGGCATCCGGCTTCCCGATGCGTTGTTCGACCTGTTGATCGCACACAAAGAGGTGCAGGACAAGGAAAGGGAGATCGCCGCTGACCTGTGGCACGACGAAGACTTCATGTTCGCCCAGCCCAACGGCAAGGCCATCGACCCCCGGACCGACCACAACGACTGGAAGGCGCTACTCGCCGAGGCCGACGTGCGTGACGCCCGTCTGCACGACGCCCGACACACGGCCGCGACGGTGCTGCTGCTGCTCGGTGTGCCTGAACGCGCGGTCATGGACCTCATGGGGTGGTCCAACGCGACCATGGCGCAGCGCTACCAGCACGTGACGGCCGCCCTGCGGAACGACATCGCAGCGCAGCTCAACGGCTTCCTGTGGAAGCCCAAATGA
- a CDS encoding NAD(P)H-quinone oxidoreductase, which translates to MRAITISEPGGPEVMRWTEVPDPEPAAGEVLVRVAATAVNRADLLQRKGFYPPPPGTSEVIGLECSGTVAAVGEGVTGWRVGDAVCALLAGGGYAELVAVPAPQLMPIPEGIELVTAAGLPEVSCTVWSNVMRTARLTAGETLLVHGGASGIGTHAIQIGKAIGARVAITAGSTERAIQCGELGADVALNYREVEFEKEVTADVILDNMGAKYLARNVEALNRGGRLVVIGMQGGVKAELNLGALLAKNASVTATSLRYRPVAEKGEICADVVANVWPLIAEGKVRPVVHEVLPIERVGDAHRMLDEGGVFGKLVLTVGA; encoded by the coding sequence ATGCGAGCGATCACGATCAGCGAGCCCGGCGGCCCGGAAGTCATGCGGTGGACCGAGGTGCCCGACCCCGAACCCGCCGCGGGTGAAGTCCTGGTCCGCGTCGCGGCGACCGCGGTCAACCGTGCCGACCTCTTGCAGCGGAAAGGCTTCTATCCGCCGCCTCCGGGGACGTCGGAAGTGATCGGTCTCGAATGCTCGGGGACCGTCGCCGCGGTGGGCGAAGGGGTCACCGGCTGGCGGGTCGGCGACGCCGTCTGCGCGCTTCTCGCAGGTGGCGGATACGCGGAACTGGTCGCCGTGCCCGCGCCGCAGCTGATGCCGATCCCCGAAGGTATCGAATTGGTGACGGCCGCGGGGCTCCCAGAGGTGTCGTGCACCGTTTGGTCGAACGTCATGCGGACCGCTCGGCTCACCGCGGGCGAAACGCTCCTCGTGCACGGCGGGGCGAGCGGAATCGGGACGCACGCCATTCAAATCGGCAAAGCCATCGGCGCCCGGGTGGCCATTACCGCCGGATCGACCGAACGGGCTATTCAGTGCGGCGAATTGGGGGCCGACGTGGCGCTGAATTATCGCGAGGTGGAATTCGAGAAGGAAGTGACCGCCGACGTCATCCTGGACAACATGGGCGCGAAATACCTCGCCCGCAACGTCGAGGCGCTCAACCGCGGCGGCAGGCTGGTGGTCATCGGCATGCAGGGCGGGGTGAAGGCCGAACTGAACCTGGGCGCCCTCCTGGCGAAGAACGCGTCGGTCACCGCGACGAGCCTGCGGTACCGACCGGTGGCGGAGAAGGGCGAGATCTGCGCGGACGTCGTGGCGAACGTGTGGCCGCTGATCGCTGAGGGGAAGGTGCGGCCGGTGGTGCACGAGGTGCTTCCGATCGAGCGAGTCGGCGACGCGCACCGGATGCTCGACGAGGGTGGCGTGTTCGGGAAGCTCGTCCTCACCGTCGGGGCCTGA
- a CDS encoding M28 family metallopeptidase, which yields MPKSQTLRVGAAILVATGALAFTTIPSSAAPTASAELPDGPALARNLVKKVTGSGVNRHLIALQRIADQNGGIRAAGTPGHTKSAEYVESKLQAAGFDVSRHEFDFTFTQTLAEKLTVAGAGVPVSIMTYSLSTPVGGITADLAVVPFGADTTPGCEIADYTGIVATGKIALVSRGGCTFAQKQDVAAQAGAVGAIIYNNTDGPLNGTLGDPAAAKLPTGGITKADGEALAAKGGSATLELRALREERKSYNVIAQTKTGRKDNVVMAGAHLDSVIQGPGINDNGSGSAGLLETALQMGGSPRVSNAVRFAWWSAEELGLIGSTKYVDSLTFEQQVDIALYLNYDMIASPNAAYFVYDGDDSDATGAGAGPYGSAQIEKAFVDFLGATGTPTQGTDFSGRSDYGRFIAVGIPAGGLFTGAEGIKTQAQADLWGGQANVAYDKCYHQKCDNLGNIDRVALDRNSDAIAWVTASYAVSTEEINGIPPRVQRAETRAAQTRMMRMQMANEDAQAAKAAGTDVVGCIHVDRPAA from the coding sequence ATGCCCAAAAGTCAGACGCTCCGCGTCGGAGCCGCCATCCTCGTGGCAACCGGCGCGCTTGCGTTCACCACTATTCCGTCCTCGGCGGCGCCGACCGCGTCAGCCGAGCTGCCGGACGGCCCCGCCCTCGCGCGGAACCTCGTCAAGAAGGTCACCGGATCGGGGGTGAACCGCCACCTGATCGCGCTGCAGCGCATCGCCGACCAGAACGGCGGCATCCGCGCCGCGGGGACCCCTGGCCACACCAAGTCGGCTGAGTACGTCGAGTCGAAGCTTCAGGCGGCCGGCTTCGACGTCTCCCGTCACGAGTTCGACTTCACCTTCACGCAGACCCTCGCGGAGAAGCTGACGGTCGCGGGCGCCGGCGTGCCTGTCTCGATCATGACCTACAGCCTCTCCACCCCGGTCGGCGGCATCACCGCGGACCTGGCTGTCGTGCCCTTCGGCGCCGACACCACCCCCGGCTGCGAGATCGCCGACTACACCGGCATCGTCGCGACCGGCAAGATCGCCCTCGTCTCCCGCGGTGGCTGCACGTTCGCCCAGAAGCAGGACGTGGCCGCCCAGGCAGGCGCTGTCGGCGCGATCATCTACAACAACACCGACGGCCCGCTCAACGGCACCCTCGGTGACCCGGCCGCGGCGAAGCTGCCCACCGGCGGCATCACCAAGGCCGACGGCGAGGCGCTGGCCGCCAAGGGTGGCTCGGCCACCCTCGAGCTGCGCGCGCTGCGTGAGGAGCGCAAGAGCTACAACGTGATCGCGCAGACCAAGACCGGCCGCAAGGACAACGTGGTCATGGCGGGCGCGCACCTCGACAGCGTCATCCAGGGCCCCGGCATCAACGACAACGGCTCGGGTTCCGCGGGTCTGCTCGAGACCGCCCTGCAGATGGGTGGCTCGCCGCGGGTCAGCAACGCGGTCCGCTTCGCCTGGTGGAGCGCCGAGGAGCTGGGCCTGATCGGCTCGACCAAGTACGTCGACTCGCTCACCTTCGAGCAGCAGGTCGACATCGCGCTGTACCTGAACTACGACATGATCGCCTCGCCGAACGCGGCGTACTTCGTCTACGACGGCGATGACTCCGACGCGACCGGCGCGGGCGCGGGCCCCTACGGCTCGGCCCAGATCGAGAAGGCGTTCGTCGACTTCCTGGGCGCCACCGGCACCCCGACCCAGGGCACGGACTTCTCGGGTCGTTCGGACTACGGCCGCTTCATCGCGGTCGGCATCCCGGCCGGTGGTCTGTTCACCGGCGCCGAGGGCATCAAGACCCAGGCCCAGGCTGACCTGTGGGGTGGCCAGGCCAACGTCGCCTACGACAAGTGCTACCACCAGAAGTGCGACAACCTCGGCAACATCGACCGCGTCGCGCTCGACCGCAACTCCGACGCGATCGCCTGGGTGACCGCCTCGTACGCGGTCAGCACCGAGGAGATCAACGGCATCCCGCCGCGCGTTCAGCGTGCGGAGACCCGGGCCGCTCAGACCCGGATGATGCGCATGCAGATGGCCAACGAGGACGCTCAGGCCGCCAAGGCCGCGGGCACCGACGTGGTCGGCTGCATCCACGTGGACCGTCCGGCCGCGTAA